The proteins below are encoded in one region of Sulfitobacter sp. SK012:
- a CDS encoding toxic anion resistance protein, with protein sequence MSDIVREKATQSLAMLEEVTAVVLAEPQAADAIITLEQADAPHSAEIKRRMAEIDMDDTQSIVSFGSAAQAELQEISQAMLQDVRNKDVGPAGDSLRSIVTTIRGFSISELDVRRKRSWWEKLIGRAAPFAKFTAKFEQVQGQIDRITDNLLGHEHTLLKDIKSLDILYDKTLQFYDELALYIAAGEAKMADLDATVIPAKEADVKKAAENDQVMVAQELRDIRAARDDLERRVHDLKLTRQVTMQSLPSIRLVQENDKSLVTKINSTLVNTVPLWETQLAQAVTIQRSAEAAVAVREANDLTNELLTSNAKNLRDSNKIIREEMERGVFDIEAVKQANADLIGTIEESLQIADAGKAKRASAEKDLKEMEAKLRDTLSAAKATKTGLGDAAGGSVQG encoded by the coding sequence TTATCACGCTGGAACAGGCCGACGCGCCCCATTCCGCCGAGATCAAACGCCGCATGGCCGAGATCGATATGGACGACACACAATCGATCGTTTCATTCGGGTCCGCCGCGCAAGCCGAGCTGCAGGAAATCAGCCAAGCGATGTTGCAGGACGTGCGCAACAAAGACGTCGGCCCTGCCGGCGACAGTCTGCGCAGCATTGTGACCACGATCCGAGGTTTTTCGATCTCTGAGCTGGATGTACGGCGCAAGCGTAGCTGGTGGGAAAAGCTTATCGGGCGCGCGGCACCGTTTGCCAAATTCACCGCGAAGTTTGAACAGGTGCAAGGCCAGATCGACCGGATCACCGACAATCTGTTGGGCCATGAACACACACTTCTAAAAGACATAAAATCCCTCGACATCCTTTATGACAAGACGCTGCAATTTTATGATGAGCTGGCTCTTTATATTGCTGCAGGCGAAGCCAAAATGGCGGATCTAGACGCAACCGTCATCCCAGCCAAAGAGGCCGATGTTAAAAAAGCCGCTGAGAATGATCAGGTGATGGTTGCACAAGAGCTGCGCGACATTCGTGCTGCCCGCGATGATCTGGAACGTCGGGTGCATGACCTCAAATTGACACGTCAGGTCACAATGCAATCGCTGCCCTCGATCCGGTTGGTGCAGGAAAATGACAAATCACTTGTGACCAAGATCAACTCGACCCTCGTGAACACCGTTCCCTTGTGGGAAACCCAGTTGGCGCAAGCCGTCACGATCCAACGCTCGGCAGAAGCCGCTGTTGCGGTACGTGAGGCAAATGATCTGACCAATGAATTGCTGACATCGAACGCTAAAAACTTGCGCGACAGCAACAAGATCATCCGCGAAGAAATGGAGCGCGGCGTGTTCGACATCGAGGCCGTCAAGCAGGCGAACGCCGACCTAATCGGCACCATCGAGGAATCTTTGCAGATCGCAGATGCGGGTAAAGCAAAACGAGCTTCGGCAGAAAAGGACTTGAAAGAGATGGAGGCCAAACTGCGCGATACGCTATCGGCAGCCAAAGCGACAAAGACCGGCCTCGGCGATGCTGCCGGTGGTTCGGTACAGGGCTAA
- a CDS encoding DUF2927 domain-containing protein, translating to MVRAARMERLAKRVSVLGCAAVLGACTLGSLTGEPVLTPVARPAGLGNTAAPVVAKPTSEASAQLRSYLNQVQSAQLSQGLLRRDGGGEDTPFTATTLARNFEKIAFYNEYDGNFSGRGGKSPLRRWETPVRMQVIYGAGVPPSERKRASADVSAYAARLSRITRHPISTGGRPNFAVIIAGEDDRAEALAEAAALVPGITENSLKALRNMPRDTYCVVAAFAGGPDANTYTAAVAVIRAENPSLLRLSCIHEELAQGLGLANDSPAARPSIFNDDDEFALLTDHDAMLLQMLYDPRLSPGMSASEAAATVLEISRELTGGPA from the coding sequence ATGGTGCGCGCGGCGCGAATGGAACGGTTGGCCAAAAGGGTCTCAGTGCTGGGGTGCGCCGCAGTTCTGGGTGCCTGCACTTTGGGCAGCCTGACCGGCGAGCCTGTCCTAACCCCGGTCGCGCGCCCTGCAGGCCTTGGCAACACAGCGGCTCCTGTTGTGGCAAAACCCACATCGGAGGCCAGCGCGCAATTGCGAAGCTACCTCAATCAGGTTCAATCCGCGCAACTGTCGCAGGGTTTGTTGCGCCGCGATGGTGGAGGTGAAGACACCCCCTTTACGGCTACGACATTGGCTCGCAACTTCGAGAAAATCGCATTTTACAATGAATACGATGGCAATTTTTCGGGTCGAGGCGGCAAAAGCCCGCTGCGTCGGTGGGAGACACCAGTCCGGATGCAGGTAATATATGGCGCAGGAGTCCCGCCTTCCGAGCGAAAGCGCGCAAGTGCAGATGTTTCTGCATATGCCGCGCGCCTGTCACGCATCACACGCCACCCGATAAGCACTGGAGGGCGTCCCAACTTTGCCGTGATCATCGCAGGTGAAGACGATCGCGCCGAAGCACTGGCAGAAGCCGCGGCTCTCGTGCCCGGCATCACAGAAAACAGCCTAAAAGCGCTGCGCAATATGCCCCGCGATACTTATTGTGTCGTCGCGGCCTTTGCAGGTGGGCCCGATGCCAACACCTACACAGCCGCTGTTGCAGTAATTCGCGCTGAGAACCCATCGCTCTTGCGCCTGTCGTGCATTCACGAAGAGCTGGCTCAGGGTCTGGGCCTTGCCAATGACAGCCCTGCTGCGCGGCCTTCGATCTTTAATGATGATGATGAATTTGCACTCCTGACAGACCATGACGCCATGCTTTTACAGATGCTTTACGACCCACGGCTAAGCCCGGGCATGTCGGCTTCTGAGGCCGCCGCGACGGTACTGGAAATCTCGCGTGAACTGACGGGCGGTCCAGCGTGA
- a CDS encoding SPFH domain-containing protein: MGIFDFLTGEFIDVIHWTDDTRDTMVWRFEREAHEIKYGAKLTVREGQAAVFVHEGQIADVFTPGLYMLETNNMPIMTTLQHWDHGFKSPFKSEVYFVNTTRFNDLKWGTKNPIIVRDPEFGPVRLRSFGTYSIKVSDPARFLSEIVGTDGEFTMDEISYQIRNIIVQEFSRTIARAQIPVLDMAANTRELGKLVGTEIAAQLAEYGLSMPELYIENISLPPSVEEVMDKRSSMGVIGNLNEYMQFQAAESLGRDGAGAAAIQAGMGAGLGMQIGAQAIQAGPWGARPVAVGNQTPPPPPAIEKVWHLAENGKTTGPFSKAAMGRMAAEAKLSRESYVWTPGQDGWLQAEDVAELAQLFTVLPPPPPGS, translated from the coding sequence ATGGGTATTTTCGATTTCCTCACCGGTGAATTCATCGACGTCATCCACTGGACCGACGACACCCGCGATACAATGGTCTGGCGGTTTGAGCGTGAGGCGCACGAAATCAAATATGGTGCCAAACTGACGGTCCGCGAAGGCCAAGCGGCGGTGTTTGTGCATGAAGGCCAGATCGCGGATGTGTTTACACCCGGTCTTTATATGCTTGAAACCAACAACATGCCGATCATGACGACGCTGCAACACTGGGATCACGGCTTCAAAAGCCCATTCAAATCTGAGGTGTATTTCGTCAACACCACCCGGTTCAATGACCTCAAGTGGGGCACCAAAAACCCGATTATCGTGCGCGATCCGGAATTTGGCCCGGTCCGCCTGCGCAGCTTTGGCACCTATAGCATCAAGGTGAGTGATCCCGCGCGTTTCTTGTCCGAGATTGTTGGCACAGACGGCGAATTCACCATGGACGAGATCAGCTACCAAATCCGCAACATCATCGTGCAGGAGTTCTCGCGGACCATCGCACGCGCGCAGATCCCGGTTCTGGATATGGCTGCCAACACCCGCGAATTGGGCAAATTGGTCGGTACCGAAATCGCTGCACAACTGGCCGAATACGGGTTGTCGATGCCAGAGCTTTACATTGAAAACATATCGCTGCCGCCCTCTGTCGAAGAGGTCATGGACAAACGATCCTCTATGGGTGTGATCGGAAATCTGAACGAATACATGCAGTTCCAAGCTGCCGAGTCGCTTGGCCGGGACGGCGCAGGTGCCGCCGCGATCCAGGCGGGCATGGGCGCAGGCCTTGGCATGCAAATCGGCGCGCAAGCCATTCAAGCTGGCCCATGGGGCGCACGGCCGGTCGCTGTTGGCAATCAAACGCCTCCGCCTCCGCCAGCCATCGAGAAGGTTTGGCATCTGGCCGAAAATGGCAAAACAACTGGACCTTTTTCAAAGGCTGCGATGGGCCGGATGGCAGCAGAAGCAAAGCTGAGCCGTGAAAGCTATGTCTGGACACCAGGTCAGGATGGCTGGTTGCAAGCCGAAGATGTGGCAGAGTTGGCGCAGTTGTTTACGGTACTTCCCCCGCCCCCACCCGGCAGCTGA
- a CDS encoding TFIIB-type zinc finger domain-containing protein — MPPFDTPPAPITDMHRFPCDECGSDLRYEPQAAQLVCDHCGNTEVIEGSGFRTTPITELNLERALAEDLGSAEMEETRVTQCPNCAAQVEFDPDKHATECPFCATPVVIDTGTHRHIKPRAVLPFGLTEELARGAMTDWLGQLWFAPGGLKEYARKGRKMDGIYVPYWTFDAQTRSRYTGERGTVYYETRTVMRDGKRTQQRVAKVRWRSASGRVARFFDDVLVLAATSLPKRFTDALEPWDLSALEPYAPEYLAGFRAEGYTVSLEAGFGEARQHMDRVIERDVKFDIGGDRQRIHSIGTDMDAMTFKHILLPVWLAAYKYRGRTFRFVVNGRTGRVQGERPYSTIKIIFAIIAGLLVAGAVGYAWAMNQ; from the coding sequence ATGCCCCCTTTCGACACGCCTCCTGCACCGATCACGGATATGCACCGCTTTCCTTGCGATGAATGCGGATCAGATTTGCGCTATGAACCGCAAGCGGCGCAATTGGTGTGCGATCACTGTGGCAATACCGAGGTCATCGAAGGCAGCGGATTTCGCACAACGCCAATCACCGAGCTCAATCTCGAGCGCGCACTTGCCGAAGATCTTGGCAGCGCCGAGATGGAAGAAACCCGCGTTACGCAATGCCCCAACTGCGCGGCTCAAGTTGAATTCGACCCCGACAAGCACGCAACCGAATGCCCCTTTTGTGCGACGCCTGTTGTCATCGACACCGGCACGCACCGGCATATCAAACCGCGCGCGGTGTTGCCCTTTGGACTGACCGAGGAATTGGCCCGTGGGGCAATGACGGATTGGCTGGGACAGTTGTGGTTCGCGCCCGGTGGCCTCAAGGAATACGCGCGTAAAGGGCGCAAGATGGACGGCATTTACGTGCCCTATTGGACCTTCGATGCGCAAACCCGGTCGCGTTATACTGGCGAGCGTGGCACGGTTTATTATGAAACCCGCACCGTCATGCGCGACGGCAAACGCACGCAACAACGCGTTGCAAAAGTACGCTGGCGCAGCGCCTCTGGTCGCGTTGCGCGGTTTTTTGATGATGTACTGGTGCTGGCTGCAACATCGCTGCCCAAACGGTTTACGGATGCGCTTGAGCCTTGGGATTTGTCGGCACTTGAGCCTTACGCGCCCGAATACCTCGCCGGGTTCCGGGCAGAGGGCTATACCGTTTCCTTAGAAGCAGGCTTTGGCGAAGCGCGCCAACACATGGACCGAGTGATTGAGCGTGACGTGAAATTCGACATTGGCGGCGACCGCCAGCGCATCCATTCGATCGGTACGGATATGGATGCGATGACATTCAAACATATCTTGTTGCCCGTCTGGCTCGCAGCTTACAAATATCGTGGGCGGACGTTTCGGTTTGTCGTGAATGGCCGCACGGGCCGGGTCCAAGGCGAACGCCCTTATTCAACGATCAAAATCATCTTTGCCATCATCGCCGGCCTGCTTGTCGCCGGAGCTGTAGGCTATGCATGGGCAATGAACCAATGA
- a CDS encoding nitroreductase: MNKIDTLTDILRTRRSCRAFLPEPVPEDVLKQIVATARHVPSWCNAQPWQVTMTRGAGTETLRAALTEAASKGTVPKPDLDWPSGYSGAYAERRRTCGFQLYDAVGIEKSDRVGRMQQMLRNYAFFDAPHVAIVSSPAELGPYGAMDSGGFVTAFTLAATALGIATIPQAAIAGYAPLLREHLGLTEDRLILCAISLGYADKDHPANSFQTERATPDDIIDWAD; encoded by the coding sequence ATGAACAAAATCGATACCCTCACCGACATTTTACGTACGCGCCGATCATGCCGGGCGTTTCTGCCCGAACCCGTCCCAGAGGATGTGCTGAAACAGATTGTCGCGACCGCGCGCCATGTGCCGTCGTGGTGTAACGCGCAACCTTGGCAGGTCACCATGACCCGCGGTGCTGGAACTGAAACCTTGCGGGCAGCCCTTACTGAAGCCGCGAGTAAAGGCACCGTGCCAAAGCCCGATCTTGACTGGCCGTCAGGGTATTCTGGCGCATATGCGGAGCGACGCAGGACATGCGGGTTTCAGCTTTATGATGCTGTTGGCATCGAAAAATCTGACCGCGTGGGCCGCATGCAGCAGATGCTACGCAACTACGCCTTTTTCGATGCGCCTCATGTGGCAATCGTCTCTTCGCCCGCCGAACTGGGGCCCTACGGCGCAATGGACAGCGGCGGTTTTGTCACCGCCTTTACGCTGGCCGCGACGGCTTTAGGGATCGCCACGATCCCGCAGGCAGCGATTGCAGGATACGCCCCTTTGCTGCGCGAACATCTTGGATTAACTGAGGATCGATTGATCCTTTGCGCGATTTCACTGGGATATGCGGACAAGGACCATCCCGCCAATAGTTTCCAAACAGAGCGTGCCACCCCCGATGACATTATTGATTGGGCTGATTGA
- the dtd gene encoding D-aminoacyl-tRNA deacylase, with translation MRALIQRVSDASVSVDGAQIAGIDAGLLILVCAMPGDSGDTASALALKISKLRVFQDAEGKMNLSLVQTGGAALVVSQFTLAADTSRGNRPGFAGAADPEQGKVVYEAFATHLGNLGITVETGRFGADMAVRLTNDGPVTIWMDTDAP, from the coding sequence ATGCGGGCCCTCATCCAGAGGGTCAGTGATGCATCAGTCAGTGTAGATGGCGCACAGATTGCTGGTATTGACGCAGGGTTGTTGATCTTAGTGTGTGCCATGCCCGGTGACAGCGGAGACACGGCATCTGCCCTCGCGCTCAAGATCAGCAAGCTGCGGGTTTTTCAGGATGCGGAAGGCAAGATGAACCTAAGTCTGGTGCAAACCGGTGGTGCAGCATTGGTCGTGAGCCAATTCACCTTGGCTGCGGATACATCACGCGGAAACCGTCCGGGTTTTGCAGGTGCTGCGGACCCCGAACAGGGCAAAGTGGTGTACGAAGCCTTTGCCACGCATCTTGGCAATTTGGGTATCACGGTCGAAACTGGACGCTTTGGTGCGGATATGGCCGTGCGCCTGACCAACGATGGGCCGGTGACGATCTGGATGGATACGGACGCGCCGTAG
- a CDS encoding CocE/NonD family hydrolase: MTHTPNTLREITEDPDMGITLSDGTRLSTRAWMPQDAGDDPVPMILEFLPYRKRDGTCARDALTHPWFAARGYACLRVDMRGNGDSEGIMTDEYTAQELADAVEIVNWAASQPWCNGRVGMMGISWGGFNSLQVAALAPEPLKAIITLCSTVDRFADDIHYKGGCLLNENLGWGATMWSYSSRAPDPALRKNWREMWLDRLENEPFLPSVWLRHQRRDAYWEHGSVIEDYSAIKAKVLAVGGWGDAYKNAVPQLVEALPGAKGIVGPWVHKYPHFAVPEPRIGFLQEALRWWDRWLKDAETGVEDDPAYRAYLMDGVRPATWYANRPGRWIAEAEGATRHLPVQTLHLTDAALSDAPGALSETVASPAHCGGASGEYCAIWLGPEMPGDQREDDALSSCFDSAPLAADMDIVGAPRLNLRLSADRPQAQIAVRLCHLHPDGASTRITYGVLNLSHRNGAANPEPMKPGTVQEVTVALDQIAYRVPKGHRLRVAVSTAYWPLIWPAPEAATLSLKSGQITLPQRPSPGGDEVSFPPPDAAAPWKVETLREAAHVRRREVDMTTGMVSLVIEDDFGKERDESHGLIAGSIARERWDIHPDDPLSARGTCHWSDELERDDIVLRTETSCEMWADAQTFHLTAQIDAFENDVQIYTRTLHDSIPRDAL; this comes from the coding sequence ATGACACATACCCCCAACACCCTCCGCGAGATTACCGAAGATCCCGACATGGGGATCACACTGTCCGATGGCACCCGCTTGTCCACACGGGCATGGATGCCGCAGGATGCGGGCGATGATCCGGTCCCGATGATCTTGGAGTTCCTGCCTTACCGAAAACGCGACGGCACCTGTGCGCGCGACGCGCTGACCCATCCATGGTTTGCGGCCCGCGGCTATGCCTGTCTGCGCGTGGACATGCGCGGCAATGGCGACAGTGAAGGGATCATGACGGATGAATACACCGCCCAAGAGCTGGCCGATGCCGTCGAAATCGTGAATTGGGCCGCTTCGCAGCCTTGGTGCAATGGCCGCGTGGGGATGATGGGGATCAGTTGGGGCGGCTTCAATTCGCTACAGGTCGCAGCGCTGGCTCCAGAGCCGCTCAAGGCCATCATTACGCTGTGTTCGACCGTGGACCGTTTTGCCGATGACATCCACTACAAGGGTGGCTGCCTCTTGAATGAAAACCTAGGTTGGGGGGCGACGATGTGGTCGTACTCCTCGCGCGCACCCGATCCTGCGCTGCGCAAAAATTGGCGCGAGATGTGGCTGGACCGGTTGGAAAACGAACCGTTTTTGCCGTCTGTCTGGCTGCGCCACCAAAGGCGCGACGCCTATTGGGAGCACGGCTCAGTCATTGAGGATTATTCCGCCATCAAGGCCAAAGTTCTGGCCGTCGGGGGGTGGGGCGATGCTTATAAAAATGCCGTGCCGCAGTTGGTTGAAGCGTTACCCGGGGCCAAGGGTATCGTCGGGCCGTGGGTGCATAAGTACCCGCATTTCGCCGTGCCCGAACCGCGCATTGGCTTTTTGCAAGAAGCACTGCGCTGGTGGGACCGTTGGTTAAAAGACGCAGAAACCGGCGTTGAAGATGACCCCGCCTACCGTGCCTACCTGATGGATGGCGTGCGCCCCGCGACATGGTATGCAAATCGGCCGGGTCGCTGGATAGCCGAAGCTGAAGGGGCCACAAGGCATCTGCCAGTTCAAACCCTTCACCTGACAGATGCCGCGCTTAGCGATGCACCGGGGGCGCTTTCCGAGACAGTCGCCTCTCCTGCTCATTGTGGTGGGGCGTCGGGAGAGTATTGCGCCATTTGGTTGGGTCCGGAAATGCCGGGGGACCAACGCGAGGATGATGCACTTTCGAGCTGTTTTGACAGCGCACCTTTGGCCGCGGATATGGACATTGTCGGCGCGCCGCGTTTGAATTTACGCCTAAGTGCGGACCGCCCGCAGGCCCAGATCGCCGTTCGGCTGTGTCATTTGCATCCCGATGGGGCCAGTACCCGGATCACCTATGGCGTGCTGAACCTAAGCCATCGAAACGGAGCTGCGAATCCGGAACCGATGAAGCCGGGAACCGTTCAAGAGGTTACTGTTGCGCTTGATCAAATCGCCTACCGGGTGCCAAAGGGGCACCGGTTGCGGGTTGCCGTATCAACCGCCTATTGGCCCTTGATTTGGCCGGCACCTGAGGCCGCTACGCTGTCGTTGAAATCCGGGCAGATCACCCTGCCCCAGCGGCCCAGTCCGGGCGGTGACGAGGTCAGTTTTCCTCCCCCCGATGCAGCCGCCCCGTGGAAAGTGGAAACCCTGCGCGAAGCTGCACATGTCAGACGGCGCGAAGTTGATATGACAACCGGGATGGTGTCGTTGGTAATTGAGGATGATTTTGGCAAGGAACGCGATGAAAGCCACGGCTTGATTGCTGGATCGATTGCGCGAGAACGCTGGGATATCCATCCTGATGATCCATTGTCCGCACGCGGGACTTGTCATTGGAGCGATGAGCTGGAGCGCGATGATATCGTCCTGCGCACAGAGACATCCTGCGAGATGTGGGCTGATGCGCAAACCTTTCATTTAACTGCGCAGATTGATGCATTTGAGAACGACGTCCAAATCTATACCCGCACGCTACACGACAGCATTCCGCGGGATGCGCTGTAA
- a CDS encoding ABC transporter substrate-binding protein, which translates to MNDQLKFLSSKVTKGLMTRREFVGRAAALGVTAAVANTMLSDAAKADGHATPKRGGMLRVASDGGESTNTQDPALTASEVPLNNLRAWGETLVEVTENGEIDYRMAESVEASADAKQWVFKIRKGIPFSNGKDMTAEDVLKTMERHSNEDSQSGALGIMKGIAGMKVDGDNFIVDLETANADLPFLMADYHLMIQPNGGMDDPGAAIGTGAYTLEIDEPGVRHAFKRREDYWDSENRGWADEIEQLVLNDATARTAALQSGQVHAINRVDPKVAALLDRAPNLSVQSASGRGHYVFIAHVDTAPFDNNDVMLALKYAINRQEMVDKILRGFGSLGNDMPINSSYPLFDDTIPQREFSIEKAKEHYAKSGHDGSPIVLRVADGAFPGAVDAAALFQQTAQAAGIPLEIKREPNDGYWSEVWNVQPFCASYWGGRPVQDQMYSTAYLSTADWNDTRWKRPEFDTMLNAAKAELDNGKRKEIYSQMGRMLNEEGGLILPMFNDFVSGVSNNLGGWVTDGNGGMMNNKAMIRCWVNDA; encoded by the coding sequence ATGAACGATCAACTCAAATTTCTAAGTAGCAAGGTCACGAAGGGCCTGATGACGCGCCGTGAATTTGTCGGCCGCGCAGCTGCACTGGGTGTAACGGCAGCGGTTGCAAATACCATGCTGTCTGACGCTGCAAAAGCTGATGGCCACGCAACGCCAAAGCGCGGCGGCATGTTGCGCGTTGCCTCTGACGGTGGCGAGTCCACAAACACACAAGACCCTGCCCTGACAGCGTCCGAAGTGCCGCTTAACAACCTGCGCGCTTGGGGTGAAACACTTGTAGAAGTCACTGAAAACGGCGAAATCGATTACCGGATGGCCGAAAGTGTTGAGGCATCTGCCGACGCCAAGCAGTGGGTCTTCAAAATTCGCAAAGGCATTCCTTTCTCCAACGGCAAGGACATGACAGCGGAAGACGTTCTGAAAACAATGGAACGCCATTCAAATGAAGACAGCCAATCGGGTGCTCTGGGCATCATGAAAGGCATCGCAGGGATGAAAGTCGACGGCGATAACTTCATCGTTGATCTTGAAACAGCAAACGCTGACCTGCCGTTCCTGATGGCCGACTACCACCTGATGATCCAGCCAAACGGTGGTATGGACGATCCAGGTGCCGCGATCGGTACAGGCGCGTACACGCTTGAAATCGACGAGCCAGGCGTCCGTCACGCATTCAAACGCCGCGAAGACTATTGGGATTCAGAGAACCGTGGTTGGGCCGATGAAATTGAACAACTTGTCCTGAACGACGCCACCGCACGTACCGCTGCCCTGCAGTCTGGTCAGGTTCACGCCATCAACCGCGTTGATCCCAAAGTTGCAGCTCTTCTGGACCGTGCACCAAACCTTTCGGTACAGTCCGCTTCGGGACGTGGCCACTATGTCTTTATAGCGCATGTGGACACAGCACCCTTTGACAACAACGATGTGATGCTGGCGCTGAAATATGCGATTAACCGTCAAGAAATGGTCGACAAGATTTTGCGCGGCTTCGGTTCGTTGGGCAACGACATGCCAATCAACTCGTCCTACCCGCTGTTTGATGACACAATTCCACAGCGTGAATTTTCCATCGAGAAAGCCAAAGAGCATTACGCAAAATCAGGCCATGACGGCTCACCGATCGTTCTGCGCGTTGCAGACGGTGCGTTCCCGGGCGCTGTTGATGCCGCAGCTCTGTTCCAGCAAACAGCGCAAGCCGCTGGTATCCCACTGGAAATCAAGCGTGAACCAAACGATGGTTACTGGTCAGAAGTTTGGAATGTACAACCATTCTGTGCGTCTTATTGGGGCGGTCGTCCGGTCCAGGACCAGATGTATTCCACAGCCTATCTTTCGACAGCTGACTGGAACGACACCCGTTGGAAGCGACCTGAGTTTGACACGATGCTCAATGCAGCCAAGGCTGAATTGGACAACGGCAAGCGCAAGGAAATCTATTCCCAGATGGGCCGCATGCTGAACGAAGAAGGCGGATTGATCCTGCCAATGTTCAACGACTTTGTCTCGGGTGTATCCAACAACCTCGGCGGTTGGGTTACCGATGGCAACGGCGGCATGATGAACAACAAAGCAATGATCAGATGCTGGGTGAACGACGCTTAA
- a CDS encoding ABC transporter permease — translation MHPIAKLIVQRVSLGLMLLFAASILIFGGTMMLPGDVAQQILGQSATPESLANLRESLGLNDPPVARYFQWLGGFLTGDLGTALTNGRDIAESLGFRLKNTLFLAFWAAVISVPLAIFLGLLAVRYKDRWPDKVISAVTLTTISIPEFMIGYVLIYWVSIKWGMFSSVAIINDGMSLAEKLNAIAIPVMVLTLVVLAHMMRMTRAAILNVMQSAYIETAELKGMGMLKIIAKHAFPNAIAPIVNVVMINLAYLVVGVVVVEVVFAYPGMGQYLVDHVSKRDVPVVQACGLIFAAVYIGLNLIADIVSILANPRLRHPK, via the coding sequence ATGCATCCAATAGCAAAACTGATAGTCCAGCGTGTATCGCTGGGCTTGATGCTTCTCTTCGCAGCATCAATCCTTATTTTTGGCGGCACAATGATGCTGCCCGGCGACGTGGCCCAACAAATTCTGGGCCAGTCTGCGACCCCCGAAAGCCTTGCCAACCTGCGCGAAAGCCTGGGCCTGAACGATCCGCCCGTGGCCCGCTACTTCCAATGGCTCGGAGGTTTCCTAACAGGAGATTTGGGCACCGCTCTTACCAATGGCCGCGACATTGCTGAAAGCCTTGGTTTCCGACTTAAAAACACACTTTTCCTTGCTTTCTGGGCTGCAGTTATCTCTGTCCCTCTGGCAATATTCCTTGGCCTCTTGGCTGTTCGCTACAAAGACCGCTGGCCTGATAAAGTGATCTCGGCTGTTACGCTGACAACCATTTCCATCCCTGAATTCATGATCGGCTACGTCCTGATCTATTGGGTTTCGATCAAATGGGGCATGTTTTCCTCAGTTGCGATCATCAACGACGGCATGAGCCTTGCTGAAAAGCTCAACGCGATTGCCATCCCAGTCATGGTTCTCACCCTCGTGGTGCTCGCACATATGATGCGTATGACCCGCGCCGCAATCCTGAACGTGATGCAGTCCGCCTATATCGAGACCGCAGAACTCAAGGGTATGGGGATGCTGAAAATCATCGCCAAACACGCCTTTCCGAACGCCATCGCGCCTATTGTGAACGTCGTTATGATCAACCTCGCCTACCTGGTTGTTGGTGTTGTGGTTGTTGAAGTTGTGTTCGCCTATCCGGGCATGGGACAATATCTTGTGGACCACGTGTCCAAACGAGATGTTCCGGTTGTGCAAGCCTGTGGCCTGATTTTTGCGGCTGTGTACATCGGTCTGAACTTGATCGCTGACATCGTGTCCATTCTTGCCAACCCAAGACTGAGGCATCCAAAATGA
- a CDS encoding ABC transporter permease, producing MKNIPISALIGLFFTALYFLMALFAPLLAPYGMAEVVGDVWEPSSSQFLLGTDSIGRDLLTRLIYGGRTTIFIATMATILSFVTGSVLGFFAAVSGGWVDQAISRFVDLIMSIPSLIFALVVLSVMPTTTTILILLMGLLDSTRVFRLARAVAVDITVMDYVEAARLRGEKIGWIIFRETLPNALSPLVAEMGLRFIFMVLFISTLSFLGLGVQPPLADWGGIVKENKEGINYGIQAALYPAYAIATLCISINLVADWVLNRTTSLKGGRG from the coding sequence ATGAAGAACATTCCAATCTCCGCATTGATCGGCCTGTTCTTCACAGCGCTCTATTTCCTCATGGCACTCTTCGCGCCGTTGCTTGCTCCATATGGTATGGCCGAAGTTGTCGGCGATGTTTGGGAACCTTCGTCATCACAGTTTTTGCTTGGCACCGACAGCATTGGTCGTGACTTGCTGACGCGCCTCATCTACGGGGGACGTACAACGATCTTCATCGCAACGATGGCAACAATCCTGAGCTTTGTAACAGGGTCTGTTCTGGGCTTCTTTGCGGCTGTTTCCGGCGGCTGGGTGGATCAAGCCATTAGCCGTTTTGTCGATCTGATCATGTCCATTCCATCGCTGATCTTCGCGCTTGTGGTTCTGTCGGTTATGCCGACCACAACCACAATCCTGATCCTGCTGATGGGCCTGCTCGACAGCACACGGGTCTTCCGTTTGGCCCGCGCCGTTGCGGTCGACATCACCGTTATGGACTATGTCGAAGCCGCGCGCCTGCGTGGTGAGAAAATTGGCTGGATCATCTTTCGTGAAACACTACCGAATGCTCTCTCCCCTCTCGTCGCTGAGATGGGCCTGCGCTTCATCTTCATGGTGCTCTTCATCTCAACCCTATCTTTCCTCGGTCTTGGCGTTCAGCCACCGCTCGCGGATTGGGGTGGAATCGTGAAAGAGAACAAAGAAGGCATCAACTACGGTATTCAGGCTGCTCTTTATCCTGCCTATGCCATCGCCACTTTGTGCATCTCAATCAATCTGGTTGCCGACTGGGTCCTCAATCGCACCACATCACTGAAAGGGGGCCGAGGATGA